Proteins from a genomic interval of Desertifilum tharense IPPAS B-1220:
- a CDS encoding MgtC/SapB family protein: protein MSHMFLDSNDWLTLSFRLSMAMLVGFLIGLNRQQSGRPAGMRTFMLVGLGAALFVMIPLQAESDTNFATTNALSRTIQGVATGVGFLGAGLILQQSTQQVGVLKVRGLTTAACIWVTAGLGAAVGCGLWQMGLLGAILTLLTLSGVKQIRRLLKQYQRAIHAKSVIR from the coding sequence ATGTCTCACATGTTTTTAGACTCTAATGATTGGCTTACTCTTTCTTTCCGTTTGAGTATGGCGATGTTAGTTGGCTTTTTAATCGGATTAAATCGACAACAAAGCGGTAGACCTGCCGGAATGAGAACCTTTATGTTAGTTGGTTTGGGAGCGGCACTATTTGTCATGATTCCCTTACAAGCAGAAAGCGATACCAATTTTGCAACAACTAATGCTTTAAGCCGAACAATACAAGGTGTTGCTACTGGAGTTGGCTTCTTAGGAGCGGGTTTAATTTTACAGCAATCTACCCAACAAGTCGGCGTGTTAAAAGTTAGAGGATTGACAACGGCTGCCTGTATTTGGGTGACAGCAGGTTTAGGAGCGGCTGTTGGCTGTGGATTGTGGCAAATGGGACTTTTAGGAGCCATACTTACGTTGCTCACTCTTAGTGGAGTTAAGCAAATTCGACGATTACTTAAGCAGTATCAGCGGGCAATTCATGCTAAATCGGTGATTCGCTAG
- a CDS encoding YidH family protein, producing MNRFPNEQNSQESVVHLLENSRTESAEPLPIDRRDKSGSRIRDHLANERTYLAWMRTAIALMGFGVVIARLRYLLAPNEPGTGQGWALGLLFICTGLLTVLLSTQHYFMVLQAIDANTYEPSSRWVVLFSLILLLLGTGVIYVLFSMPSGSRMTFSSLI from the coding sequence ATGAATCGATTTCCCAACGAGCAAAATTCTCAAGAGTCTGTTGTGCATCTCTTGGAGAATTCTAGAACAGAATCAGCCGAGCCATTACCCATCGATCGACGAGACAAATCTGGGTCGAGAATTCGCGATCATCTTGCCAACGAACGGACTTATTTAGCTTGGATGCGAACTGCGATCGCGCTCATGGGTTTCGGGGTTGTGATTGCTCGTTTGCGATATTTATTAGCCCCAAATGAACCCGGAACAGGACAAGGTTGGGCGCTGGGTTTGCTGTTTATTTGTACAGGTTTACTCACTGTTTTACTTTCAACTCAACACTACTTTATGGTTCTGCAAGCGATTGATGCCAATACTTACGAACCTTCTAGTCGTTGGGTTGTTTTATTTAGTCTCATTTTGTTACTGTTAGGCACTGGAGTGATTTACGTTTTATTCTCAATGCCTAGCGGTTCTAGAATGACTTTTTCTAGTTTAATTTAA